GCATTTCGTTGCCGAACGTTCGCTGCTCGGCAGACCCAAGGCCCTCGTCAAGGCTGTCGACGGCGTGAGCTTTACGCTCGACGCCGGCAAGACGCTGGCGCTGGTCGGCGAATCCGGCTGCGGCAAATCGACGGTCAGCCGGCTGGTGCTGCGGCTGATCGAGCCGGATGCCGGCAGCGTTCGCTTCGAAGGTCGCGATCTGCTCGCGCTCGACCCCAATGCGCTGCGCGCCTTCCGCCGAAAGGCCCAGATCATCTTTCAGGATCCTTACGCCTCACTCAACCCGCGCATGACGGTTAGCCAGATCCTGACCGAGCCGCTCGCACTGCATGACCTCGTCCCGTCATCGCGCCGGCGCGAGCGGGTTGCGGAACTTCTGCAACTCGTCGGGCTGGAGCCGCGCCTCGCGCGCCGCTATCCGCATGAATTCTCCGGCGGCCAGCGCCAGCGCATCGCGATTGCCCGTGCGCTGGCGGTCGAGCCCAGGCTGATCATCTGCGACGAGCCGGTCTCGGCGCTCGACGTGTCGATCCGCTCGCAGATCCTGAACCTGCTGCGCGAATTGCAGGATCGGCTCGGCCTAGCCTACATTTTCGTGTCCCACGACCTTGCCGTGGTGAAGCACATCGCCGACCGCGTCGCCGTGATGAATCTCGGCCGCATCCTCGAGACGGCCGAGGCCGACGCGCTGTTCGCCGCACCGCGCCATCCCTATAGCCGCGCGCTGCTGTCCGCGATTCCCCTGCCGCAGCCGCACGCAAAGCGAGGCACCATCCTGCTCAAGGGCGAGATGCCGAGCGCGCTCGATCCGCCGGCAGGATGCCGCTTCCACACCCGCTGCCCGTTCGTGGTCGACCGCTGCCGCAGCGAGGCACCGCAACTTCTGGCAGACAGCAGCGGCCACGCCACGGCATGTCACCGCGTCGCGGAGCTGCCCCCGGCCGACGCCATCCTGCCCGCCCCGCACGCCTTGTCGCCGGCGCTCGCGAAATTGGTTGCCGCCTTCAGCCGAAAGACGGAAGGCGCTGGCCCCTCCGGGGTTGGTATACAAGATGCGCCGGCAACACCGAGATAGCCGCCAGCCATGTCAGACAGTTTTGGGGATGATGCAATGAAGATGTTCCGTCTCGCGGCGACCGCCGCCACATTGCTGATGTCACTCGGCGCCGCGCAGGCCCAGACCACGCTGCGCATCGGGCTCGCCGAGGACCCAGATATCCTCGATCCGACCATGGCGCGCACCTATGTCGGGCGTATCGTGTTCGCCGCATTCTGCGACAAGCTGTTCGACATCGACGAGAAGCTGAACATCGTGCCGCAGCTCGCGCTGTCCAGCGAGACGGCCGATGACGGCAAGGCGCTCGTCATCAAGCTCCGCCCCGGCGTGAAATTCCAGGATGGCGAGCCGTTCGACGCGGAGGCCGCAAAGTTCTCCCTTGAGCGACACCTCACCTTCCCGGGCTCGTTCCGCAAGCCCGAGCTCGCCTCGGTCGATCACGTCGAGGTGGTCGATCCCCTCACCGTCAGGCTGGTGCTGAAGGCACCGTTCTCGCCGCTGCTCGCGCAGCTCACCGATCGCGCCGGCATGATGGTGTCGCCGAAAGCGGCGAAAGCCGAAGGCGACAAGTTCGGCCTGCATCCGGTCTGCGCCGGTCCCTACAAATTCGTCGAGCGCGTGCAGCAGGACCGCATCGTGTTCGAGAAATTCGCCGACTATTGGAACAAGGACAATGTCTTCATCGACCGCGTCGTGTTCCAGCCGATCGTCGACTCCACCGTGCGGCTTGCCAATCTGA
This region of Bradyrhizobium sp. CCGUVB1N3 genomic DNA includes:
- a CDS encoding ABC transporter ATP-binding protein, with product MTALLEVENLVKHFVAERSLLGRPKALVKAVDGVSFTLDAGKTLALVGESGCGKSTVSRLVLRLIEPDAGSVRFEGRDLLALDPNALRAFRRKAQIIFQDPYASLNPRMTVSQILTEPLALHDLVPSSRRRERVAELLQLVGLEPRLARRYPHEFSGGQRQRIAIARALAVEPRLIICDEPVSALDVSIRSQILNLLRELQDRLGLAYIFVSHDLAVVKHIADRVAVMNLGRILETAEADALFAAPRHPYSRALLSAIPLPQPHAKRGTILLKGEMPSALDPPAGCRFHTRCPFVVDRCRSEAPQLLADSSGHATACHRVAELPPADAILPAPHALSPALAKLVAAFSRKTEGAGPSGVGIQDAPATPR